GCGCCTTCCTGGGCCTCTCCTACTTCTCACCCTTGGCAGGTGGATGGCTGGGCGACCGCATCCTGGGGCGCGTGGGCACCGTGCGCACCGGCGCCGTGCTGATGACGCTGGGCTATGCCAGTCTGGGCTGCTCCTCGCGCACAGCCATCGCGCCCTTCTTCGTGGGGCTGGTGCTGGTGGGGGTGGGCGCGGGCATCCTCAAGGCGAACCTCTCGGTCCTGGTGGGCGGGCTCTACGAAGAGCAGCCCCACCTGCGCGACGCGGGCTACAACATCTACTACATGGGCATCAACATCGGCGCGGCGGTGGCGCCCCTGGTGGCCACGGCCATGGCGGTGCGCTTCGGCAGCTACCGCATCTCCTTCTGGATCGCCTCCGTCGGGATGATCCTGGCCCAGGTCTTCTTCCTCCAGGGTCGGCGGCACTTCCCGGAGGGCGCTGCCACCGCCGCACAGGCTGGAACAGCCGAGCCCGAGATGCCGCGGGCGGAGTCCCGCCGCCGCCTGCTGGCGCTGGGCGGGCTCTTCCTGGTGGCCATGTTCTTCTGGACGGCCTTCTACCAGAACGGCTTTGCGATGACGCTCTTCGCGCAGCGCTCCACTCGCGCCTACCGCTGGCTGCGCCCAGAGACCTACCAGTTCTTCCAGCCCGCCTTCATCCTGGTGGCCACGCCGCCCCTGCTGGCCCTGTTCGCCTGGCTGAAGCGCCGGGACCGTGAGCCCTCCACGCCCGGCAAGATCCTCTCCGGCATGCTCATCATGGGCGGCTCCATGCTCGTGATGGCCCTGGCCAGCCGTCTCGGCGGCAACCTGGATCAGCCCCTCATGTCACCGGGCTGGCTCATCGGCGCCTACGGCATCATCACCCTGGCCGAGGTGCTCATCTCGCCCATGGGCCTCTCCTTCGTGTCGAAGGTGGCGCCGCCGCGCTACCGCGGCCTCATGATGGGCGGCTGGTTCGCGGCCACGGCGCTGGGTTCGTACGGATCGGGCTTCCTGGGCCGCAGCTACGGGCGCTTCCCCCACGACCACTATTACCTGCTGCTGGCGGGCCTGCTGGGCTTCTCGGCCTTCCTAACGGTGCTGATGTTCAAGCGGCTGCGCAGCTTCGACGGGACGGAGGCGCCATGAGTGCAGGCGCCGTCCCGGTGCCCGCGGAGAAGGGCCGGATCTTCAACCTCCAGCGCTATTCGCTCCAGGATGGGCCAGGCCTCCGCACCACGGTGTTCCTGAAGGGCTGCCCGCTGGCCTGCGCCTGGTGCCACAACCCTGAGAGCCAATCGCCAGCGCCGAAGCTCATCACGCAGGAGAGCCGCTGCATTGCCTGCGGCACCTGCCTGGACGCGCTGAGGCCCGGCGAGCTGCCTGAGGACCGGCCAGAGCAGTGCGTGGATCTCTGCCCCACGGGCGCCCGCCAGCTGCTGGGCCGTGAGGTGACGGTGGACGAGCTGATGGAGGAGCTGCTAAGGGATCGCCTCTTCTTCGACCAGTCCGGCGGCGGCGTCACGCTGTCCGGCGGTGAGCCGCTGATGCAGCCGGGCTTCGTGCTGAGCACCCTCGAGGCGCTGCGTCAGCGCGGCGTCCACACCGCGCTCGATACGTGCGGCCTGGGACGGCGGGAAGACCTGCTGGCCGCCGCTGCGCTGGCCGATGTGGTGCTCTTCGACCTCAAGCACATGGATGACGCCCAGCACCGCCACTGGACCGGTGCCGGGAACGCCGCCATCCTCGCCAACCTCGAAGCGTTGAGTCAGGTCCACGGTGGCATTTGGATTCGCGTGCCGGTGATCCCGGGGGTCAATGACGACCTCGCCAACCTGGAGGCCACGGCCCGCTTCGTGGCGGGGCTTCCGGGTGTGCGGCGCCTGGACCTGCTGCCCTATCACAGCACGGGCGCGGCCAAGTTCCGCCGCCTGGGCATGGACTACACCCTGGAACAGGTCGAGCCGCCCACGCCGGAGCGCATGGCTGGTCTTGCGGCACTGTTCCAGGCCCACGGCATCACCGCCACCCTTGGAGGCAACCCATGAACGAACGCACCGCACGGCTCCGCCAGGAAAGCCTCGACGCCGTTCCCTCCCTCAGCTCCGAGCGAGCTGAGCTGATCACCGCCTTCTACCGGCAAAACCTGGGGAAATACGCCATTCCCGTGATGCGGGCGCGGGCCTTCCACCACATCTGCCGCTTCAAGACCGTGTGGATCGGCGCGGGCGAGCTCATCGTGGGCGAGCGCGGACCCCGCCCCAAGGCCGTGCCCACCTATCCTGAGCTCACCTGCCACACGGCGGAGGATCTGCGCATCCTCGACACGCGCCCCATGACCCGCTACCGCGTGGCGCCGGAGATGATCGAGGTCTACGAGCAGGAGATCATCCCCTACTGGCAGGGACGGAGCCTGCGGGACCAGCTCTTCGAGGCGCTGCCCGCGGAGTGGCACGCGGCCTACGAGGCGGGAGCCTTCACCGAATTCATGGAACAGCGGGCGCCCGGCCACACGGTGCTGGACGACAAGATCTACGGCAAGGGCCTGCGCGATTTCCAGGCGGACATCGCCTGCTCGCTGGCGCTGCTGGATTTCGAGAAGGACCCGGAAGCCCAGGACAAGCGGGCCCAGCTGGAGGCCATGGCCATCTCCTGCGATGCCTTGATCCTCCTCGCAGAGCGCCATGCCGACGAGGCCGAACACCTGGCCGCGCAGGAGGCCGACCCCCTTCGCGCCGGGGAACTGCGGCGCATCGCCCAGGTCTGCCGCCGCGTGCCGGCCCAGGCGCCCCGAGACTTCCAGGAGGCCCTGCAGTACTACTGGTTCTGTCACCAGGGTGTGATCACCGAGCTGAACGGCTGGGATGCCTTCAGCCCCGGCCACCTGGACCAGCACCTCTGGCCCTTCTACCAGCAGGGGCTCCGCGAGGGCAGCCTCACGAAGGAGGCGGCGCGGGAGCTGCTGGAGTGCTTCTTCGTGAAGTTCAACAACCACACCTCGCCCTCCAAGGTCGGCGTGACCGCTGCCGAGAGCGGTACCTACACGGACTTCGCCAACCTCAACCTGGGCGGCCTCCGCCCCGACGGCAGCGACGGCAGCAACGAGCTGACGGACCTGCTGCTGGACATCATCGACGAGATGCACCTGCTGCAGCCCAGCAGCAACATGCAGGTCTCGCGCAAGACGCCGGATGCCACCCTCAAGCACGCCCTGCGGGTGATCCGCAACGGCTATGGTTTCCCCTCGCTCTTCAACGCCGATGCCGTGGTGGAGGAGCAGCTGCGCCAGGGCAAGACCCTGGAGGATGCCCGCGCCGGGGGCTGCTCAGGCTGCGTGGAGGTGGGCGCCTTCGGCAAGGAGGCCTACATCCTCACGGGCTACTTCAACCTCTCCAAGATGCTGGAGCTAGCCCTGCACAACGGCTTCGATCCCCGCCTGGGCCGCCAGCTGGGCCCGCAGACGGGCGAGGCCACGACCTTCCAGAGCTTCGAGGACCTGCTTCGGGCCTTCGAAACACAGACCCGCCACTTCCTCGACATCAAGATCCGCGGCAACCAGATCATCGAGCGGCTCTACGCCACCCGCATGCCCGCGCCCTTCCTCTCGGTGCTCACGGATGACTGCATCAAGGCGGGCAAGGACTACAACGCGGGCGGCGCCCGCTACAACAACACCTTCATCCAGGCCGTGGGCATCGGCAGCGTCACGGATAGTCTGGCGGCCCTCCAGCAGGTGGTCTTCGAGCGGGGCGACCTGGCTCTGCCGCAGCTGGTGGCGGTTCTGGATCGCGACTTCTCCGGCGACGAGGTGCTGCGTCAGCGCCTGCTGAACAAGACGCCCAAGTACGGCAACGATGACGATGCTGCGGATGAGGTGATGGTCCGCGTCTTCCGCTTCCTCTTCCAGGCCATCGACGGTCGACCCAACGGCAAGGGTGGCGCCTACCGGCTGGAGATGCTGCCCACCACCTGCCACGTCTATTTCGGCCAGGTGTGCCAGGCCTCGGCGGATGGCCGCCGCGCCGGTGAGCCGCTCTCCGAGGGCATTTCGCCCGTGCAGGGCGCCGATCGTCAGGGCCCCACGGCCGTGCTGCGCTCCGCGGCGAAGATGGACCACGTGAAGACCGGCGGCACCCTGCTCAACATGAAGTTCACGCCGGGCCTGCTGGAAGGCGAGGGCGGCATCGACCGCCTGCACCACCTGGTGCGCAGCTACTTCAAGATGGACGGCCACCACATCCAGTTCAACGTGGTCACCGCCGCCAAGCTGCGGGAGGCCCAGGCCGATCCCGAGGCGCACCGGGGCCTCATCGTGCGGGTGGCAGGCTACTCCGACTACTTCTGCGATCTGTCCTTGGCCCTGCAGGAGGAGATCATCCGCCGCACTGAACACGAGGCCTTCTCGCAGTGAGGAGGCTGCCCTAGGTGGCGGACTCACCGGGCCCGCGGACCCAGGAGGCCGCGGCGAGCAGCAGCAGGACTCCGGACACCACGCAGATCCACTCCCCCCAGCGCGCATAGGGCGTGGTTCCAGGGCCCAGTGGAAGCACCGCCATCAGAGTGGCTTTGCCTCCATCCGTGCTGGCTGAACCCAGTGAACGGCCGAACGCATCCCAGGCGTCGAGCCGGCCCTCCTGGGCGCAGCGGGCCAACGCAAAGCCGCCTTCCACCGCCCGGAAGCGGGCCATCTGAGCATGGATGGCTTCGGTGCCTGCGAAATCCCAGGCTGGGGCGAGCACCAGACGGGCGTCGGCGCGGCTCAGGCTCCGCGAGGTGTCGGTGAAGTCGAAATCCTTGCAGATGGCCAGCCCGAGGCGGGTGTCCGCAGCTGGCCAGGTAAGTGGTCCAGGCCCCACGGCGTACCCCGCCTCCCAGCCAGGGACCAGGTGGCGCTTGAGAAGGGAGGCGCGGGGCTGTCCCCCGGCGTAGACCCGCGCCACATTCAACTTCAGCGGTCGCCCCATGCCGTTGAGCCCCGCGATGAGAATGGCCTTCGGCGCAGCGGCGGCCAGGCGGCGGTCCACCTCGGCTTCAAAGCTGGGCGTCATGCTCATGGCCTTTTCGGGCAGAACGATGATCTGGGCGCCTCGGGCCGCCAGGGCAGTGGCTTCTGTGGCGAAGCCCGCCACGATGGGGAGGACCCGGTCCGCCTCCTCGTGTCCGATGTCGGCCACGACACGGTCGTCGGCCATAAGGCCCACGCTGAGGCTGGGTGTGATGTTTGTCGTTTGGATACGGAGGAGACCCCCCGTGAGGAGCCACGCGAAAAGGCCCAGGGCAACCCCGCCGTTTCGTCGGGCCTCGGGGCCGGGATGGAGCCGCCATGAGGCCAGAGCGGCGGGCAGGGCGGCCATGGCAAAGAACAGGAGGAAGGGACCACCCCAAGCGAGGGCCTGCAGCAACGGGGTCCAGGTTTGCGTGTAGACGAGCAGGCCCCAGGTGCCGTGAGGGCTGAAGGTGGTGATCAGGGCTGTGAGCAGGGTGAAGCTGGCCGCGAACACCCAGGGGGCCCAGGCTTGGCGGCGTTGTCGGCAGAGCGCGTAAAGGAAGACAGCGAGGGCGAAAGGCAGGGCCATGGCGAGGTGGGCCAGGGCGAAGATGGGCAGGGGGATGACGCTGTGCTCCAGAGGCCACCAGGCGAGGGCACCGAGGCACCAGGCGCCGAAAGCCCAGCCCGCCTCTCGGAAGGGTCCGCCGGTGGGCGCGGCCAGCAGCGCGGGCAAGGGCCAAAGCCAGCCCGCCACCCAGCCGACCGGGCCGTGCCAGGCATAGGCGTAGAGGAGGGCCGAAGCCAGCATGAGCGCGAGGGGGCGGAGGGATCTCATGGGCGCTCCTGCGCAAGGCCGCGCAGAATGTGGTCCAAGTGGCGGTGGAAGCGGCGCTTTAGCTGGGTGGGGGAATCCGAAAGGCGATCCCGAAGGTGGAAGGCAATGAGTCCGTGGAGTTGGGTCCACAGCAGGAAGGTCACTTCCCTTGGATCGTCCGGGCGGAACAAGCCCGAGTCCATGCAGGCCTGCACATCGCCGACGAAGAGGGGGAAGGTGGGCGAGGCGCCGTCGCTGAAATCACGGGGATAACGGCGCACAGGCAGGCCCGGCGTCAGGAACATCAGATCAAAGAGACGGGGATGGGCCAGGGAGTAAGCGAGGGTGCGATCCCAGCGCTCCTTCAGCCGGGCCAGGGGATCGGTGCCCCGAAGGGGACGGAGCAGCACCCGCTTCAGCCTTTCGAAGCCGTATTCGACCATGGCTGCCACCAGGGCTTCCTTGCTGGTGTGGTGGCGGTAGAGGCCCATGGGGCTCAATCCCACCTGCTCCGCCAGACGGCGCATGGAGAGAGCCTCCAGGCCCTCCTCCGCATGGAGGGCGAGGGCGGCGTCGAGGATGTCGGATTTTCGAGTCACGCGTACACTGTACGCGTCCCCCGGATTGATGCAAGTGCTTCAGTCCCGGCTCAGCTTCAGAGCCATGGGCAAGGCCGCCAGCATGGCCAGGGCGCCCACGGCCCAGCCCAGCCGGTAACTGTGATGGCCGATGACCCAGCCCAGGCTGAAGCTGCCCAGGCCGATGCCCGCGTCGAAGGCGAAGAGCAGGGCGCCGAAGGCTGAGCCCCGGCGCTGGGGATCCACGGATTCCAGCAGCTTGGCGTTGAGGAGGGTGTGCAGCATGCTGTAGCCCGCGCCGTAGAGCAGGGCCGCGGCGATGTGTCGTGGCATCCCGCCGGGCAGGAAGGCCAGCAGGGCGAGGCCCGCGAAGGCTCCCAGCAGCATGCCCGGCAGTTTGCGGATGGGCCGCTTGCCGAACCCCCTGCGAAGCATGGCCAGGCGCATGAGGACCATGCCCACGGCCATGAACGATAGGAAGGCCGAGGGTAGCTTCATGCCCAGCGCCAGGCCTTCCTGGGCCGTGTAGCTGCCGATGGCGCCATAGCCCAGGGCGGTGCAAAACAGCACCAGGCAGGGGCCCAGCACCACAACATCGGGCCACTTGAAACCCTCGGCCCGGCCATGGGCGTGATCCGCGGGCAGGGTGGTGCCCAGGGCGCCCAGCAGAAGAAAGAGCAGGGCCAGATACCAGCCAATGGGGGCGAAACCCCAATGCTGGAAGATCCACATGCCCAGCAGGGGCCCCACGATGACGCCACCAGGGCTGGCCAGGCCGTAGAGGCTGAGGCCATCGGCATGGCGATCCTTGGGCAGCACGTGGGAAAGGGAGGCCATGGTGGCTGTGAGCAAGCCCGACCACACGATGCCGTGGGGGAAGGCCAGCAGGTAGAACCCCCAGCGGCTGGGCATCACGGCATAGGCGCCCAGGAACACTGCATAGAGCATGGCGCAGCTGACCACCAGGCGGCGGTGTCCCACGCGGTCACCCAGGGGCCCCGTGAACAAGGCGCCGATGGCGCTGCCCGCCGTGAAGAGGCTCATGAAGCGCCCACTCTCCGCGAGGCTGGCGCCCAGTTCCCGCAGGCGCAGGGGCACCGTGGGGAAGAGCTGGAAGGCGGCGAAGAAGGTGACGAAGGTGAGGGCCCAGACCAGGGCGAAATGGCGAGTCACGAGCCGCGTTTTGGGGTGGAAAAGATTCGTCATGCGGCACCTCCTGTGCCGCACCCTTCGGGCTTCGGCTCTGCCAAAGTGGCACTTCGCTCCTGCTGCGTGCTCATCCCTCCAGGATGCCAGAGGGCGGAGGCTCGGGTGTCATGCCTGCCTCGCGGCTGAGGGAGCGGCGGACGATGCGGCGGGCGGCGGGAATGGACAAGGCCATGAGGGCGGCGCCGAGGGCCCAGCCCCAGCGGAAATTCCGATGCTCCATCACCCAGCCCAGGCCCAGGGCGCCCAGGGCCGTGGCCGCGTCGAAGGCGAAGAAGAGGGCCCCCACGGCGGCGCCCGTGCGCTGGGGCGGCGTGGTGGCGAAGATGTTCATGAGCAGCAGGGTGTGCACCATGCCATATCCCGCGCCGTAGATGAGCCCCGCGAGCAGGTGGCGGGCCATGCCGCCTGGCAGGAGGGCCAGCAGGGCGTAGCCCACCGTGGCCAGGGCAATCATATACGGGAGCAGCCGTACGGGGCGCTTTCCCATGCCCGTGAGCGCCAGCAGGCCGCGGATGGCCATCATGCCGAGAGCGAAGCAGGTGAGGAAGGTGGCGGGCCAGGCCATGCCCAGGGCCTTGGCCTCCTGGGCGCTGTAGGGCGGCATGGGGCCGAAGCCCAGGCCCACCAGCAGCATCACCACCACCGTGCCCCAGACCGCGCGATCAGGCCACTGGAACAGGGCCGCGGGTTCGATCTCTCGGGGGGCCTCGCGGGGCAGGGCGCCGATGAGTCCGTGCAGCACGGCGAACACGCCCGCCAGCAGAATGAGCATCCAGGCGAAGCCCAGGTGGGGCATCAGCCAGAGGCCCACCAGGGGCCCCACGGCCACGCCACCTGGGCCCGTGAGGCCGAAGAGTGACATGCCCTGGGCCCGGTGTTCGGCGGAGAGGATGCCGCCCACCTTGGCCACGGAGGCTGTGCGCAGGGCGGACCAGAGCAGGCCGTGCACCGGCGCCAACAGGTAGAACACCCAGCGCACCTTCAACAGGGCGTAGATCACGAGGATCAGCACCACCGCCAGGGAAGCCACCCGCAGCACCCGCCGCTGGCCCAGGCGGTCGCCCAGGGGTCCTGTGCAGAGGGAGCCGAAACCTGAACCCAGCATGAACGCCGTCTGGAAACGCCCGCTCTCCGCGAGGCTGGCGCCGAGCTCGCGCAGGCGCAGCGGCACCACGGGGAACAGCTGGTAGCCCGCGGCAAAAACCAGGAAGTAAAAGGAACACAACACGATGAAGGGTGCCGTGAAGAACCCCCTGCGCCTCGACTCCCCCGCGACTTCCATCCCTCCAGGATCGCATATGCTGGAGGAACCATCCCGAGGTCCCTATGCAGTTGGATTCCTTCCAATCGGAAGTTGCGCGCATCAAGCAAGGCGGCGCCGCGAAGGCTCATGAGAAAAATGCCGAGACCGGCAAGCTCTTCGCCCGTGAGCGCATCCGCCTGCTGGTGGACGAGGGCAGCTTCATGGAGGATGGCCTCTTCGCCAATGCCCTGGCCAAGGACCTTCCGGCGGATGGCGTCATCACCGGGACGGCCACGGTGAACGGTCGGCCCATGGCCCTCATGGCCAACGACAGCACCATCAAGGCCGGCAGCTGGGGCGCTCGCACGGTGGAGAAGATCATCCGCATCCAGGAAGTGGCCCTGCGGATGAAGGTGCCCATGCTCTACCTGGTGGATAGCGCTGGAGCGCGCATCACCGATCAGCTCGACATGTTCCCGGGCCGTCGTCACGCGGGCACCATCTTCCACATGGAGGTGGCGCTGTCGGGCCTGGTGCCCCAGGTGTGCCTGCTCTTCGGCCCTTCGGCGGCGGGTGGCGCCTACATCCCCGCCTTCTGCGACGTGGTGATCATGGTCGAGGGCAACGCCAGCATGTACCTGGGATCGCCTCGCATGGCGGAGATGGTCATCGGCGAAAAGATCTCGCTGGAGGACCTGGGCGGCGCCCGCATGCACTGCTCCGTGAGCGGCTGCGGCGATTTCCTGGTGAAGACCGAAGCCGAGGCCATCGCCCTCTGCCGCCAGTATCTCGGCTACTTCCCCCAGCACTGCGAAGACGCTCTGCCCGTCGCGGAACCGAAGGCTGTGTCCGCCAAGGCGAAGGACCTGGCCGCCCTAGTGCCTCAGGACATCATGGCCCCCTTCCAGATGAAGGATTTCATCGAGGGCCTTGTGGACGAAGGCAGTTTCCTGGAGGTGAAGAAGCTCTTCGCCGGGGAGATCATCACAGGGCTGGCCCGCATGAATGGCAAGCCCGTGGGCATCCTGGCCAACCAGCCCCGTGTGAAGGGCGGCGTGCTCTTCGTGGACAGCGCCGACAAGGCCACACGCTTCATCACCCTCTGTGATGCGTTCGGCCTGCCGCTGATCTTCCTCAGCGACGTGCCGGGCTTCATGATTGGCAGCGCCGTGGAGAAGCAGGGCATCATCCGCCACGGAGCCAAGATGATCAGCGCCATGGCCAGCTGCAGCACGCCCCGCTTCTGCGTGGTGGTGCGCAAAGCCTACGGTGCGGGCCTCTACGCCATGAGCGGCCCTGGCTTCGATCCCGACGCCACTCTGGCCCTGCCCACGGCCAGCATCGCCGTCATGGGCGCCGAGGCCGCCGTGAACGCCGTGTTCGCCAACAAGATCGCCGAAAAGCCCGAAGCGGAACGCGCCGCGTACGTGCAGCAACTCCGCAACGAGTACAACGAGGACATCGACCTGAAGAAACTGGGTGCCGAGATGCACGTGGATGCCATCGTCGATCCGGCACAGCTCCGGGGTGAACTGATTGCCCGCCTGACTCGCGCCCGGCGTCGGGAAATGTGGCCCGCCAAACGGCGGGCTGTCACTCCAGTCTGAAACGTTTCTTTCTTACTTACCTTCCTTGACCAAGGCTTCTCCGGCGAGGCGCAGGGCTTCGCGCGTCTCGGGTTTACCCGCATTGGGGGAGATCTGCAGCCCCTTGGTTTGGGGACCCACGGCGAACCAGGCGCCCTTGTCGAGCCAGCTGGTGTGGATGGCGGCCAAGGGGGCCCGGCCCGCGCCCTGCACGATGGCGATGGCCGTAGGGGAACCGGGCTTGATGAGGGGGTCGTCCTCCATGAAGAGCACCGCCTGGATGCCCGCTTGGACGCAGAGCTTCCGAACCGACTCCGGCTGAACCTTCTTGGAGCCGTCGATTGGGATCAGCTTGATGTCCAGCCCGTAATCCTTGGAAGCGGAGCCTTCGAATTCCAGCCGGTTCAAGAGCGTGGCGCTCTGATCGTAGAACACGCCGATGGTTCGGGCTTCCGGGAAGGCCTTGGAGAGGACGAAGAGGGCTTGGTCGTAATCCCCAGCCTGGGCCAAGGGCCCCGAGGAGAAGGCCACCAGGGCGGCAGCGAACGAAGTGCGAAGGGGGCTCAGCATCGGATCCTCATAGGGAACCCGTTTTTTCGGCATGGGAACGGGCATTCTTGAGCCCTGATTTCTGAGCCCTGGCGCGCCGGTCCGCCTTCTTTCAGGAGGGGCAATCTCGACCTGCTATGCTCCCCGGGGTTCTCCAGGGAGGCTCACATGTTTCGCCGCGTGGACGATTTCAAGACCATCTGGCAACAGGAGGCGGAAAAAACCTTGGCAGTGCTTGCCGCCATTCCCGATGCGGCGGCCCATCAGGCGGTGGATGCGCAGCACCGGGATTTGCGGCGCATGGCCTGGCATCTGGTGGAAACGGTGCTGGAACTGCCCCAGCACCTGGGCTTGAAGGTGAAGGGCACCGTGGGACTGGGACCCGATGGCCTCATCGCCACGCCGCCTCCACCCACCATGGCCGAGATTGCCGAGGCCTACCGCGTGGCCAGCGATTCCCTGCTGGATCACATCGGCAGCTGGAACAACACCGAACTGGGTCGGAATTTCAACCTCTACGGGGAAACGTGGACCGGGGCCTTCGCGCTGTTCGTACTGGTGACCCACCAGACGCACCACCGCGGCCAGATGACCGTGCTGCTGCGCCAGGCGGGCCTGCACGTGCCCAGCACCTACGGACCGACCAAGGAGGAATGGGCGACCTTCGGCATGGAAGCCCCGAAGGTCTGACCAGGGGCGCGCTCCAGCCTGCCAATCTCCAGCCTCAGATCCACGGCCCGCTTGAGGGCCCTCAGGCCAGTGGAGCGATGCCCCTCCTGGAACAGGTCTCCCAGCAGTCGGGTCAAGCCTTCCGCGTCGGCGAGGGCCTCCCGCCGCTGCGAAGGGGACAGACAGGGTGCCGCCAGGGCCCGGTCGTAAAGCTCACGCGCCAGCCCCACGAGCTCTGTGGCCTTGGGGGGCATCGGTTCCGCGATGAGGCCAGACGGGGGCCATGGTCTGGGAGGGCGGGTGGGCTCAGACATGGTCGCTCCCTAGGCGTTGGGGTGCGGCTTGTCGTTGGGGCGTCCGCCCTTCGCATAGTCCTGGAAGGATTTCTCCCCGATGTCCTTCCACCAGTCTTCATATTCCCGCCAGCCGTGGCGGTGCGGGTGGTGCCTCCGGCCGTGGCCATGGCCGTGGTGAAAGCCACCTACGAGGATCCGGGCCAGGAGAATCAGGCCGACACTCTGCCAGAACGTGATGACCCGCGTTCCCAGCAGGCTCGGCAGGATGTGGTTCCACAGCAGCATGACGACGCCGCCGAACACGATGGCCAGGACGGCCGCCAGGGCGAAGCCTGCCACGATGCGACCGGCCACATGCAGGCCCCCCGGGCGGTGGGAAGGGTGGTGGGAGTGGTGAAAGAACATGGGGGCTCCTAGGAAAGGTTGCGGTAGTCGGAGAGAAGGTCGCGGAGGCGGGCGGTGGCGCGGCTCTTCCGCGAGAGCAGGGTGCCGATGGGTTCATCCCAGTCTTCGGCCAGATCGCGAAAGCTGCGGTCGTCGATCTCGGTGGCCACCCACACGGCGCGCTCCTTCGGACGAAGCTGGCCGAGGGCCCATTGGAGTCGTTGGCGAAGTTGGGACTGTCGGTATTCCTCTTCCGGGGTGGGAATCACGTCTTCAGGACGGATGGAGCGGGGTTCGCCCGCATCCTGGGCGGCGGGATGATCCAGCGAGAGGGTTGGGATGCTGCCCCGCCGGTGGTCGGTGATGCGGTTGGCCAGCGAGCGGTAGAGGTAGGCGGTGAGGTTTTCGATGTCGACGATCACATCGGCGCGACGCAGCAGGTTGTAGGTGACGTCTGAAACGATGTCTTCGGCGTCCATGCCGGAGAAACCTGCCACCTGTCGGCGAACGAAGCCGAGCAGCCGAGCCTTTTCGCGCTCGAACACCTCTGCCAGACGGTTGCTGCCCTCCTCCATGGTGTCTGGCCCCTCCCCTGGTATGGCTCAAATGACTGCTTCCGAACTCCAAGACGGCAGGGTTCTCCTTTTATTGCATCCATCTTCCCGCTGCTCTCACTGAGGTGGACGGTGGGAGGCTATCCTGCGGGGGATCCTACCCGGAGGTTGCCATGCCTTGCCGCGCGCTCCTGCTTTGTTTCGCCACCTTTTTCCTGCAAGCGGCCCTCCCCTCCTACCAGAAGGTGGGTTCGGGCCCTGGTGTGCTGCTGGTCCACGGCTTCGGCGGCAACAAGGAGGTGTGGGCGGGCGTCCTCGGGGAGCTTGCCCGGGATCACACGGTGGTGGCTGTGGATCTTCCCGGCAGCGGCGGCACGCCGGGCCCGCAGGTGCTGGAGGGGCGGGCGGACATGGGCACCGTCGCCCGGGAGCTGGCTGCGCTGGTGCGCAAGGAGGGCTTGGCGCCCTGCCTGGTGGTGGGCCATTCCATGGGCGGGCCCCTCGCGGCCGGTGCGGTGCTGGCCGACCCCAGCGCCTTCCGCGGTCTGCTGCTGGTGGACAGTTTTCTGGGCGCGATTCCCGAGGCCTACATGGAGCCCGTGGCAGTGGCCCTGGCCAAGGATCCCGCACCGACCCTGAGCACCTTCTTCGGCCGCATGACCTCGGGGGCTGCGCAGACGGATCGCCTGGTGGCGGATGGCCTGAAGGTGCCTGTGGCCACGCTTCAGGCCTATCTGCGAGCCATGACGAAGGAGGCCCTGGGTGGTCGCCAAGCCCAGCTGCATCTGCCCGTGCTGCAGCTGGCCGCGGGCCCGCGGGAGGTGGATCCGGCCAAGGAGTCCGCCACCCTCGCGATGTATGGATTCAAGGGGATCCCCGCCTTCCGACTGCTGCACTTCCCCACCGCCAAGCACTGGATCATGTGGGACGCACCCGAATCCTTCCTGATGGCCCTGCGCGCCTTCGAGGCGGGTTTGGGACGCTGAGTTCTTCTCGAAAGCTGAGTGGCACGAGGATGGACAACCGGTTGTGAAGCCGCCCCAGAAGGCCCCTCCCTGGGC
This sequence is a window from Geothrix sp. PMB-07. Protein-coding genes within it:
- a CDS encoding RNA polymerase sigma factor, with protein sequence MEEGSNRLAEVFEREKARLLGFVRRQVAGFSGMDAEDIVSDVTYNLLRRADVIVDIENLTAYLYRSLANRITDHRRGSIPTLSLDHPAAQDAGEPRSIRPEDVIPTPEEEYRQSQLRQRLQWALGQLRPKERAVWVATEIDDRSFRDLAEDWDEPIGTLLSRKSRATARLRDLLSDYRNLS
- a CDS encoding acyl-CoA carboxylase subunit beta, with amino-acid sequence MQLDSFQSEVARIKQGGAAKAHEKNAETGKLFARERIRLLVDEGSFMEDGLFANALAKDLPADGVITGTATVNGRPMALMANDSTIKAGSWGARTVEKIIRIQEVALRMKVPMLYLVDSAGARITDQLDMFPGRRHAGTIFHMEVALSGLVPQVCLLFGPSAAGGAYIPAFCDVVIMVEGNASMYLGSPRMAEMVIGEKISLEDLGGARMHCSVSGCGDFLVKTEAEAIALCRQYLGYFPQHCEDALPVAEPKAVSAKAKDLAALVPQDIMAPFQMKDFIEGLVDEGSFLEVKKLFAGEIITGLARMNGKPVGILANQPRVKGGVLFVDSADKATRFITLCDAFGLPLIFLSDVPGFMIGSAVEKQGIIRHGAKMISAMASCSTPRFCVVVRKAYGAGLYAMSGPGFDPDATLALPTASIAVMGAEAAVNAVFANKIAEKPEAERAAYVQQLRNEYNEDIDLKKLGAEMHVDAIVDPAQLRGELIARLTRARRREMWPAKRRAVTPV
- a CDS encoding TetR/AcrR family transcriptional regulator, encoding MTRKSDILDAALALHAEEGLEALSMRRLAEQVGLSPMGLYRHHTSKEALVAAMVEYGFERLKRVLLRPLRGTDPLARLKERWDRTLAYSLAHPRLFDLMFLTPGLPVRRYPRDFSDGASPTFPLFVGDVQACMDSGLFRPDDPREVTFLLWTQLHGLIAFHLRDRLSDSPTQLKRRFHRHLDHILRGLAQERP
- a CDS encoding MFS transporter yields the protein MRHRRCRMTNLFHPKTRLVTRHFALVWALTFVTFFAAFQLFPTVPLRLRELGASLAESGRFMSLFTAGSAIGALFTGPLGDRVGHRRLVVSCAMLYAVFLGAYAVMPSRWGFYLLAFPHGIVWSGLLTATMASLSHVLPKDRHADGLSLYGLASPGGVIVGPLLGMWIFQHWGFAPIGWYLALLFLLLGALGTTLPADHAHGRAEGFKWPDVVVLGPCLVLFCTALGYGAIGSYTAQEGLALGMKLPSAFLSFMAVGMVLMRLAMLRRGFGKRPIRKLPGMLLGAFAGLALLAFLPGGMPRHIAAALLYGAGYSMLHTLLNAKLLESVDPQRRGSAFGALLFAFDAGIGLGSFSLGWVIGHHSYRLGWAVGALAMLAALPMALKLSRD
- a CDS encoding MFS transporter yields the protein MEVAGESRRRGFFTAPFIVLCSFYFLVFAAGYQLFPVVPLRLRELGASLAESGRFQTAFMLGSGFGSLCTGPLGDRLGQRRVLRVASLAVVLILVIYALLKVRWVFYLLAPVHGLLWSALRTASVAKVGGILSAEHRAQGMSLFGLTGPGGVAVGPLVGLWLMPHLGFAWMLILLAGVFAVLHGLIGALPREAPREIEPAALFQWPDRAVWGTVVVMLLVGLGFGPMPPYSAQEAKALGMAWPATFLTCFALGMMAIRGLLALTGMGKRPVRLLPYMIALATVGYALLALLPGGMARHLLAGLIYGAGYGMVHTLLLMNIFATTPPQRTGAAVGALFFAFDAATALGALGLGWVMEHRNFRWGWALGAALMALSIPAARRIVRRSLSREAGMTPEPPPSGILEG
- a CDS encoding DinB family protein, which produces MFRRVDDFKTIWQQEAEKTLAVLAAIPDAAAHQAVDAQHRDLRRMAWHLVETVLELPQHLGLKVKGTVGLGPDGLIATPPPPTMAEIAEAYRVASDSLLDHIGSWNNTELGRNFNLYGETWTGAFALFVLVTHQTHHRGQMTVLLRQAGLHVPSTYGPTKEEWATFGMEAPKV